The genomic DNA GACTCGCTCAAGCTCCAGGTATTCCCAAATATTCAGTTCCGTCCAATCGAGCAAGGGATGGACTCGAACATGCGACCCAGGGGCAAATGTGGTCTTGTATTGATCCCACAACTCGGGCGGTTGATCGCGGAAATTCCATTCCCCGTCTTTGCCTCGTAACGAGAAATAGCGTTCCTTCGCCCTCGTGCCTTCCTCATCCGCACGAATACCGAGAATCACGGCAGTCCAGCCATGCTGCGCGATCGTCTGCTTGAGTGCCTCGACTTTCATCGCGGTGCAACACACGACACGTCCTTGCTCCGGCCCCATTCCGGAGACGAGCGCCTCTTTGTTCTGGCCGACCACGACGTTGAGCTTCCACTCCCGGGACAGCCGATCTCGATACTCGATCAATTCAGGCATTTCGTAGCCGGTATCGATGTGGACCAATGGAAACGGCACGTGCCCGAAAAATGCCTTACGCGCCAGCCAGAGAAGAACCGTCGAGTCCTTGCCCATCGACCATAGCATCG from Nitrospira sp. ND1 includes the following:
- the cysD gene encoding sulfate adenylyltransferase subunit CysD translates to MQHLRALEDQSVYILREAYKHFRDLAMLWSMGKDSTVLLWLARKAFFGHVPFPLVHIDTGYEMPELIEYRDRLSREWKLNVVVGQNKEALVSGMGPEQGRVVCCTAMKVEALKQTIAQHGWTAVILGIRADEEGTRAKERYFSLRGKDGEWNFRDQPPELWDQYKTTFAPGSHVRVHPLLDWTELNIWEYLELERVQLPTPYFDQGAGTRYRSLGCVPCTGTIASCATTIPQIITELRTTATAERAGRAQDEGRGMETLRKLGHM